A stretch of the Archangium violaceum genome encodes the following:
- a CDS encoding Ig-like domain-containing protein, with product MRLTMYQWVGMLWAGLLLVGCGDDAPELPRPPLRPLWSSDNRKVANDNQPRLKARVESAALEVYLGPNCEGTFIQRVEDSDAYYTEFSLSVPDNSTTVISLRAVKDDRVSECSEPFTYTEDSIPPPAPRWAEGNPVLGKDSNIVLRVIAEPGTARVALHVGDECEPSWSSTATPDATGMASLSGYVSFNKKERFFAMALDEAGNVSECSAVHAYTRDSNPPAAPRWSSSTPRTANRNDPSLTLDVEAGAQVELFANPDCTVPALETVTAGASGQALFTVTVADDSTSLFSAWARDAAGNRSGCSAALEYIEDSQSSAAPSVLVLSPSSPGSSSTVSVSGRAAGGDPRALLFTTEGCVGTFVAEASAAGSGSFIVTTSVPRNSTTSFFVATEDAAGNRSACVGPLVYVQDGVPPSVVGAKVANGPGAHQGHQRATDVFEANWSGFSDSNGVVLYEHVISVSSRCQGYFTESLHTTEQTSTRLTGFSLWEDGPFFHCVRAKDAAGNWSPFVASEGFWVDLTPPSVASVSPTQDAVAVDILAPIRFTFSEPVDVSSLTPEGFSLEVRGTRVATTMTCDDSATSCAFTPVSPLPYRETVRAVLSAPVKDRAGWAMTSSVTVGFTTRGREWQPPREVHSVRPGLFPDVAVDGQGHALAIWVQDTSGVAFRPFASRYLPHVGWEPARELDTVHPGDVERPAVAVNEVGFGVAVWELHVGSQVDLYAVEYSPGSGWSTPHLLETRAEPVSTPRVGVDAQGNALVVWRQSDGGAESLWAARLVKDGGWSAPLLLESGPGATSVPTLALEGSGRALVAWLQPDSGGTPRVQASRFVPGSGWTPPEQAAASGEGTSVSAALSADGSAFILFRWRDAGTGSSSLYATRFVPGEGWREPTAALGDAPPGGDDPAVAMDRWGRAMVSWTGPRTGSSTVFLKRFTPENGWQPVAMDQGQSVQPSVAADGQGNFHIVWVENVSGVDRVFGARYPEGATTLSFIGALEPVHGGTSKRPRVRANGAGAAVTVWYRDNGGGFSSNLVHATVYE from the coding sequence ATGAGACTGACGATGTATCAATGGGTGGGAATGCTGTGGGCGGGGCTGCTGCTCGTGGGGTGTGGCGATGACGCTCCAGAGCTGCCACGGCCTCCGCTCAGACCCCTGTGGTCATCGGACAACCGGAAGGTGGCCAATGACAACCAACCGCGGCTGAAGGCGCGTGTCGAGAGCGCGGCTCTCGAGGTCTACCTGGGGCCGAACTGCGAGGGGACGTTCATCCAGCGGGTAGAGGATTCGGACGCCTACTACACGGAGTTCTCGCTCTCCGTCCCGGACAACTCCACCACGGTCATCTCGCTCCGGGCCGTCAAGGACGACCGGGTCTCCGAGTGCTCCGAGCCGTTCACCTATACCGAGGACAGCATCCCGCCTCCGGCACCGCGATGGGCGGAGGGCAACCCGGTGCTGGGCAAGGACAGCAACATCGTCCTGAGGGTGATCGCGGAGCCGGGGACCGCGCGCGTGGCCCTCCACGTCGGTGACGAGTGCGAGCCCTCCTGGTCGAGCACCGCCACCCCGGATGCGACGGGGATGGCCTCGCTCTCCGGGTACGTCTCGTTCAACAAGAAGGAGCGTTTCTTCGCCATGGCCCTGGACGAGGCGGGAAACGTCAGCGAGTGCTCGGCGGTCCACGCCTATACCCGGGACAGCAACCCACCCGCGGCTCCGCGATGGTCGTCCTCCACTCCCCGGACGGCCAACCGCAACGACCCCTCCCTGACCCTGGACGTGGAGGCTGGCGCCCAGGTGGAGCTCTTCGCCAACCCGGACTGCACGGTGCCGGCGCTCGAGACCGTCACGGCGGGAGCGTCGGGCCAGGCCCTCTTCACGGTGACGGTGGCGGACGACAGCACGTCGCTCTTCTCCGCCTGGGCCAGGGATGCGGCTGGCAATCGGAGCGGGTGCTCGGCGGCCCTCGAATACATCGAGGACAGCCAGTCGTCCGCCGCGCCGTCGGTGCTCGTGCTTTCCCCCTCCTCACCAGGTTCTTCCTCCACCGTCTCCGTGAGCGGCAGGGCCGCCGGGGGAGATCCCCGTGCGCTCCTCTTCACCACCGAGGGCTGTGTGGGGACATTCGTCGCGGAGGCGTCGGCGGCCGGCTCCGGCTCCTTCATCGTGACCACCTCCGTCCCACGCAACTCCACCACCTCCTTCTTCGTGGCCACGGAGGACGCGGCGGGGAACCGCTCGGCGTGCGTGGGGCCCCTGGTCTACGTGCAGGACGGCGTGCCACCGTCGGTCGTGGGCGCGAAGGTGGCCAATGGCCCGGGGGCGCATCAGGGCCACCAGCGTGCCACCGACGTCTTCGAGGCCAACTGGAGTGGCTTCTCGGACTCGAACGGCGTCGTGTTGTACGAGCACGTGATCTCCGTCTCCTCCCGGTGCCAGGGGTACTTCACCGAGAGCCTGCACACCACGGAGCAGACGTCCACGCGGCTCACCGGCTTCTCGCTCTGGGAAGATGGGCCCTTCTTCCACTGCGTGCGCGCGAAGGACGCGGCGGGCAACTGGAGCCCGTTCGTGGCGTCCGAGGGCTTCTGGGTGGACCTCACGCCGCCTTCCGTCGCGAGCGTGTCGCCCACACAGGACGCAGTGGCGGTGGACATCCTGGCGCCCATCCGCTTCACCTTCAGCGAGCCGGTGGACGTCTCCAGCCTCACGCCCGAGGGGTTCTCGCTGGAGGTGCGTGGCACGCGCGTGGCGACGACGATGACCTGTGATGACTCGGCGACGAGCTGTGCCTTCACTCCCGTCAGCCCGTTGCCCTACCGCGAGACGGTGCGCGCGGTGCTGTCCGCCCCGGTGAAGGATCGGGCCGGATGGGCGATGACGTCGAGCGTGACCGTGGGCTTCACCACGCGTGGCCGGGAGTGGCAGCCGCCGCGCGAGGTGCATTCGGTGCGGCCCGGACTCTTCCCGGACGTCGCCGTCGATGGACAGGGACACGCGCTGGCCATCTGGGTGCAGGACACCTCCGGTGTCGCCTTCCGTCCCTTCGCCAGCCGCTACTTGCCCCACGTGGGCTGGGAGCCGGCGCGCGAGCTCGACACCGTCCACCCGGGGGATGTGGAGCGCCCCGCCGTGGCGGTGAACGAGGTGGGTTTCGGAGTGGCCGTCTGGGAGCTTCATGTCGGCTCACAGGTGGACCTCTATGCCGTCGAGTACTCCCCGGGCTCGGGTTGGAGCACACCCCACCTGCTGGAGACGCGCGCCGAGCCGGTGAGCACGCCGCGGGTGGGGGTGGATGCGCAGGGCAACGCGCTCGTCGTGTGGAGGCAGTCGGATGGCGGTGCCGAGAGCCTGTGGGCCGCGCGCCTCGTGAAGGACGGTGGTTGGAGCGCGCCGCTGCTGCTGGAGTCGGGGCCGGGAGCCACCTCCGTGCCCACGTTGGCGCTGGAGGGCTCCGGGCGAGCACTGGTGGCGTGGCTGCAACCGGACTCCGGAGGCACCCCGCGCGTCCAGGCCAGCCGCTTCGTGCCCGGCTCGGGGTGGACGCCACCGGAGCAGGCCGCCGCATCGGGAGAGGGCACCTCGGTGTCCGCCGCACTGAGCGCGGATGGCTCGGCGTTCATCCTGTTCCGCTGGCGCGATGCCGGGACGGGCTCCTCCTCCCTCTACGCCACCCGCTTCGTCCCGGGCGAGGGCTGGCGCGAGCCGACCGCCGCTCTGGGCGACGCTCCGCCAGGTGGGGATGACCCCGCGGTGGCCATGGATCGCTGGGGCCGCGCGATGGTCTCCTGGACGGGGCCTCGCACCGGCAGCTCGACGGTCTTCTTGAAGCGCTTCACTCCCGAGAACGGCTGGCAGCCCGTGGCGATGGACCAAGGTCAGTCGGTGCAGCCCTCGGTGGCGGCGGATGGGCAGGGCAACTTCCACATCGTCTGGGTGGAGAACGTGAGCGGCGTGGACCGGGTCTTCGGGGCCCGCTACCCCGAGGGAGCCACCACGCTGAGCTTCATCGGGGCGCTCGAGCCCGTCCATGGTGGAACCTCGAAGCGACCGAGGGTCCGAGCGAACGGGGCGGGGGCAGCGGTGACGGTGTGGTACCGGGACAACGGTGGGGGCTTCTCCAGCAACCTCGTGCACGCCACCGTCTACGAATAG
- a CDS encoding serine/threonine-protein kinase: MSSIEPGTSVGRYRVIRLLAQGGMAEVYRAEQALAGGIVRPVALKVIRPEYSESEDFREMFLDEARTACTLSHPNIVHIYEVGDADGLLYMAMELVPGESLAEVERVLRQRGERFTDEALLAVGISTCAALEAVHARPNLVHRDVSPQNLLLTAAGSLKLIDFGISKAATNRNLTRAGTTKGKAGYFSPEQARGKPLDGRSDLFSLGVTLYQLAAGVGPLDAYPTLISRNTALVRGEWEPLSRVCPELPRGLLAVVERAMRLKPEERYPDARAMREELESVAFAAGLPVGPGSLAGYVREEGEEISVSRSSPRRTRGRASGLSPVSTPSRAQASRLPGGRKVWAPVAGVVVGLGLSLAAGAILLPGEQPVAVAPPVAVAQPVPVVPPVATTAPEPARPAEPEALAPVAASEPARAQVSRPKRESKRSREQARTGAASAPAAPEEVLEGEGELRLGTVPALMGKATVVLPERGREEMPLTLRRWKAGRYELEFSSPEGPARCGVKVRPEKRTLVVFDGKGCKIQYLD; the protein is encoded by the coding sequence TTGTCCTCCATCGAGCCTGGGACTTCCGTTGGTCGCTACCGCGTCATCCGCCTTCTCGCCCAGGGCGGCATGGCCGAGGTCTACCGCGCCGAGCAGGCCCTCGCCGGGGGCATCGTCCGCCCCGTCGCCCTGAAGGTCATCCGGCCGGAGTACTCGGAGTCCGAGGACTTCCGCGAGATGTTCCTCGACGAGGCGCGCACCGCCTGCACGCTGAGCCACCCCAACATCGTCCACATCTACGAGGTGGGTGACGCGGACGGGCTCCTCTACATGGCCATGGAGCTGGTGCCCGGCGAGTCGCTCGCGGAAGTGGAGCGCGTGCTGCGCCAACGCGGGGAGCGCTTCACGGACGAGGCGCTGCTGGCGGTGGGCATCTCCACCTGTGCGGCGCTGGAGGCCGTGCACGCGCGGCCCAACCTGGTGCACCGGGACGTGTCGCCGCAGAACCTGCTGCTGACGGCCGCGGGGTCGCTGAAGCTCATCGACTTCGGCATCTCCAAGGCGGCCACCAACCGCAACCTCACCCGCGCTGGCACCACCAAGGGCAAGGCGGGCTACTTCTCTCCGGAGCAGGCCAGGGGCAAGCCGCTCGACGGGCGGAGCGATCTCTTCTCGCTGGGCGTCACCCTCTACCAGCTCGCCGCGGGCGTGGGCCCGTTGGATGCGTATCCCACGTTGATCTCCCGCAACACCGCGCTGGTTCGGGGCGAGTGGGAGCCCCTCTCGCGCGTGTGCCCGGAGCTGCCTCGCGGCCTCCTCGCCGTGGTGGAGCGGGCCATGCGCCTGAAGCCCGAGGAGCGCTACCCCGACGCGCGCGCCATGCGCGAGGAGCTGGAGTCGGTGGCGTTCGCGGCGGGTCTGCCCGTGGGACCCGGCTCGCTCGCGGGCTACGTGCGGGAAGAGGGCGAGGAGATCTCCGTCTCCAGGTCGAGCCCGCGCCGGACCCGGGGGCGTGCCTCCGGATTGTCCCCGGTCTCGACGCCCTCGAGGGCCCAGGCCAGTCGACTCCCGGGAGGCCGCAAGGTGTGGGCACCCGTGGCGGGAGTGGTGGTGGGATTGGGCCTCTCGCTCGCGGCGGGAGCCATCCTCCTTCCCGGTGAGCAGCCCGTGGCCGTGGCGCCGCCCGTGGCCGTGGCGCAGCCAGTGCCCGTGGTGCCACCCGTGGCCACGACGGCCCCGGAGCCCGCGCGGCCGGCGGAGCCCGAGGCGCTCGCGCCCGTCGCGGCCTCCGAGCCCGCTCGAGCCCAGGTGTCCCGTCCGAAGCGCGAGTCCAAACGCTCCCGGGAGCAGGCTCGTACGGGGGCGGCCTCCGCTCCCGCTGCCCCCGAGGAGGTGCTCGAGGGCGAGGGCGAGCTGCGCCTCGGCACTGTGCCCGCGTTGATGGGGAAGGCGACGGTGGTGTTGCCGGAGCGCGGGCGCGAGGAGATGCCCCTCACCCTGCGCCGCTGGAAGGCCGGCCGCTACGAGCTGGAGTTCTCCTCTCCCGAGGGCCCGGCGCGCTGCGGGGTCAAGGTCCGCCCCGAGAAGCGCACCCTGGTCGTCTTCGACGGCAAGGGCTGCAAGATACAGTACCTCGATTGA